The segment ACAATTGGAGCTTATGGAGAATAAAAAAATGATAATCATTACTTTAACTCATGGTAAAGGAAATCGACTAAATTCAAACTGAGAGGTGAGAAAAGGCAAATAAAGCAATAATAACCGTTAAAGCTAAAATAGACTTGCTATAACGTTGAATAGCCTGTTTTAAGTGTCTCATTGTTCTAAATTTTTGTTAAATAAACTGGTTTTGAATCCGTTGTCGCCACTGTTCATAGGCGGTAATCTCTGGGGTGTCGAATAATCCCACTAAGGTATCATCGGTAATTTGGGCAGCTTGTTGGGCAGACATCCCACAGAGTACTTGGGCTGCGATTTCCGTATGTTCTGTGAGATTTCCAGCCCTAATGCAGGTTTTTGCTGCAAAAGCCACCCCTTGGGCTAATTGAGAGTAATAGGGTTGTGCCATCGCTTTTAACCGTTCTAAGGCTGTTTTTTCCACTCCCCCTGCATAGCCACAGGCTAAACCCACACCACTCCAGAGATCAGCCCGTCTCATGGGGTCAAATTGGGCGATCGCAGCTTCAATGGCAAGAATATTTGCCCCTTTGACAAACCAAAGACTTCTCCCTAACCCTTGATCAAAAACACGACAGCTATAACCTGAGAGATTTGTCGGGGGTTTAAGGTTTTGGATATAGTCTTGCCAATGAAAGTATCCTTGATGAAACCCATAACCATCAATGGTTAACCATCCTATCAGGGGATGAGGGGGTGATGGGATGATGGGGTGAGGAGAAAGATTAAGATCTGATTCTTGTATTCTTGTCAAATAAGACTGAATACTCCCAGAAAGTCGGGCTAATAGCCACCCCATACCCATATAGGTCATATAAATGTGGTTTACTCCTTCGGAGGCTAAAAATTCGCCAATTCTTGTCCGATTCCAAGGGGTGAGATAATCTAATAACCCTAAACCCATCGCAGCCCCTTCAAAGGCAAATCCTCGGTATTCTGTGGCAATTTCATTGAGTTGAGTTATCACAGATGGGGGATGACTAAGGGCGATCGCTATTTCATATCCCTGCAAAAAGGTTTTGCCAATAGTTTCTAAATGCTTTTGGGTTTTGGGATGGGTGGGTAAAAATCCCCGTTTAGCAAACGTTGCCTCTTTTCGAGAAATCCTCAGAAGCGTTTGTCGTAATTGTCCGAAAACGGTTGGTGATACTCTCCCCGCTTCTGGAATGGTCTGGGTTGGGATTGAGGTTGATACTGTTAGAATGATAAACATGATGGTCTGTCAACCTCCACCCTGCCAGGGGTGAAGGAACGCTAAAAGACTATTGTTTCGAGATTTGTGGCTGAGTTGAGGTGTTTATCCTTCAACTCGGTTTTTTTAGGGAGAATAACCCTAAGTTTTGGTTAAGAATACCTAACCTAATAAACACTTATTAATTTAAGACAAGTTTTGTATTTGATGGAGTATTTTTAATGAAAGTTAACCTTTTTAATATTTATTGATTTTTGTTTGCTTAGTTCATTTAATCAAGCTTCATAATATTGAAGATCTCAAGGGAGTTTCTCTGACATTTTGTCGAATTTTGACTCTTTTATCAAACTTTGTCAACAAACTTACCTAATCTTTTACTAAAAAACAATTTTTCTAATTTCTTTAGATAGGTATGACTGATATTCCTTTAGCAAATCAGTGGTTAAAGCTCATTGTTTGTCTTTTCCTTGACGCTTTTTATGTGTTTTATTGTAGGAGCGATCGCTATTCGTAAACTTCGAGATGTCGATCCGGCTGATATTTTTTAACAGGATGCGTTGCTCAACCAAGCCTACCTAATACAAGTTAAACTCTCTCAGGAATTGAGAAAAATGATATTATTGTATTTAGGAAAGTGTGGGAGCGAACGTCAGGTCGCCTCTACAAGAGATCAACATACTATGTTTTGTTATTATTATAATTAAGTACCTAAACAAAATTAATGACATATCTCACTTACCTTATCGCCTTTTCATCAACTAAGACATTTATTTTGTACAACTCCTTATGACTCAATCTTCTATTCGTCCCGCTAAAATTAGTCAGGTTTTACCCAATTCTATTGCTGAAGAAATTGGCTTTGAAGTGGGGGATGCGTTAGTGTCTATTAATGGTATTAAATTGAGGGATTTAATTG is part of the Rippkaea orientalis PCC 8801 genome and harbors:
- a CDS encoding DUF1702 family protein; the encoded protein is MFIILTVSTSIPTQTIPEAGRVSPTVFGQLRQTLLRISRKEATFAKRGFLPTHPKTQKHLETIGKTFLQGYEIAIALSHPPSVITQLNEIATEYRGFAFEGAAMGLGLLDYLTPWNRTRIGEFLASEGVNHIYMTYMGMGWLLARLSGSIQSYLTRIQESDLNLSPHPIIPSPPHPLIGWLTIDGYGFHQGYFHWQDYIQNLKPPTNLSGYSCRVFDQGLGRSLWFVKGANILAIEAAIAQFDPMRRADLWSGVGLACGYAGGVEKTALERLKAMAQPYYSQLAQGVAFAAKTCIRAGNLTEHTEIAAQVLCGMSAQQAAQITDDTLVGLFDTPEITAYEQWRQRIQNQFI